A genomic stretch from Elusimicrobiota bacterium includes:
- a CDS encoding MoaD/ThiS family protein, with protein sequence MAVKLLFFAQCAQWMGVKELDVRLGRRPMALDDFLKRPELSPINNRLALIKIAVNEEFAEPQSVVRDGDEIAFLAPVSGG encoded by the coding sequence ATGGCCGTTAAACTTCTGTTTTTTGCCCAATGCGCTCAATGGATGGGCGTCAAAGAATTGGACGTGCGGCTGGGCCGCCGTCCAATGGCTCTTGACGATTTTCTTAAGCGGCCGGAGTTATCGCCGATCAACAACCGTTTAGCCTTGATCAAGATCGCGGTCAACGAAGAATTCGCCGAGCCCCAAAGCGTTGTCAGGGATGGCGATGAGATCGCCTTTTTGGCGCCGGTGAGCGGAGGCTGA
- a CDS encoding molybdenum cofactor biosynthesis protein MoaE: MFIKITGESLSLEEAIGQVVSPTCGATVTFIGSVRDSEGGKPIASICYEAYASMAEKTVRGIVESCRELWGARVAIHHRVGEIPVGEAAVVIASAAPHRREAFAACEYAIERIKAVVPIWKVDFKGVETCALK; encoded by the coding sequence GTGTTCATCAAGATCACCGGTGAATCCTTAAGTCTTGAAGAGGCCATCGGCCAGGTGGTTTCTCCGACTTGCGGCGCCACAGTCACATTCATCGGCAGCGTGCGCGACAGCGAGGGCGGCAAACCCATCGCTTCGATCTGTTACGAGGCTTACGCGTCCATGGCGGAGAAAACGGTGCGCGGCATCGTTGAGTCCTGCCGCGAACTTTGGGGAGCGCGTGTCGCCATCCATCACCGCGTCGGCGAGATTCCCGTCGGCGAGGCCGCGGTCGTTATCGCCAGCGCGGCCCCTCACCGCCGGGAGGCCTTTGCCGCGTGCGAATACGCCATTGAGCGGATCAAAGCCGTCGTTCCTATTTGGAAAGTTGATTTTAAGGGGGTTGAAACATGCGCTTTAAAGTAG
- the tatA gene encoding twin-arginine translocase TatA/TatE family subunit: MLPNVGFTEILLIGGIALLLFGPKRIPEAARGLGRAFRTFKEGLRETTDEIKKTDDEAEK; the protein is encoded by the coding sequence ATGTTACCTAATGTCGGTTTTACCGAAATTCTGCTGATAGGGGGGATCGCCCTTCTTTTATTCGGTCCCAAGCGGATTCCCGAGGCAGCGCGCGGCTTAGGCCGGGCCTTTAGAACCTTTAAGGAAGGACTTCGAGAGACAACGGACGAAATCAAGAAGACAGACGACGAAGCAGAAAAGTAG
- the moaC gene encoding cyclic pyranopterin monophosphate synthase MoaC: protein MSTLTHFNSSGRAAQVDVGAKKATRRQAIAVGEIRLNPKIIKALLQNKLAKGDALTTAKIAGILAAKRTAEIIPLCHSLNLDCVDIVFKAGPGKIEARAIARTQGRTGVEMEALTAVTVACLTLYDMCKSLDKSMEIGPIYLLEKTGGKSGLWRRPSNGR from the coding sequence ATGAGCACGTTAACTCACTTTAATTCGAGTGGGCGCGCCGCCCAGGTTGATGTCGGCGCCAAAAAGGCAACCCGCCGTCAGGCCATCGCCGTTGGAGAAATTCGCCTTAACCCCAAAATCATTAAAGCGCTTCTCCAGAATAAACTCGCCAAGGGCGACGCGCTCACGACCGCCAAAATAGCCGGCATCCTGGCCGCCAAGCGGACCGCGGAAATTATTCCTCTGTGTCATTCCTTAAATTTGGATTGTGTGGATATTGTTTTTAAGGCTGGCCCCGGAAAAATCGAAGCCAGGGCCATCGCCCGGACACAGGGCCGGACCGGCGTGGAAATGGAGGCATTGACGGCGGTAACCGTCGCCTGCCTGACGCTTTACGACATGTGCAAATCGCTTGATAAATCAATGGAAATCGGGCCGATTTACCTTTTGGAGAAAACCGGCGGTAAATCAGGTTTATGGCGGAGGCCGTCCAATGGCCGTTAA